A region of Deinococcus rubellus DNA encodes the following proteins:
- a CDS encoding ArsB/NhaD family transporter produces the protein MTLLAALAVFAATLFLVIVRPFKLNIALGAGLGAAAALLLGLVHWHDVWVVWQATWNATFTLIALIILSLLLSEAGLFRFTALHLARWAGGSMGRLFVLLILFGAVLAALLANDGAVLILTPIALELCELLHLKRPAGLALLFATGFIVDAASLPLITSNLTNIISADQFKLKFAAYAAVMGPVDLAAVTAGLAALWWRFHKALPARYAVEDLPAPRSALNDVVVCGVGTGLLAVLLISFFLAPRWGIPESLPALTAAAALLLTAWARRRPAGAVLRKAPWSVVGFSLGMYLVVYGLRNAGVTSAAGTVFAALWERGAWTLAYGLGGLMALASALSNNLPALLIGGLGIEQARLPPHAETLAVYANIVAVNVGSKLTPLGSLATLLWLSLLSARKWQVSWGEYVRLAWAVTLPTLLLTLGALVLLRP, from the coding sequence GTGACCTTGCTCGCCGCTCTCGCCGTGTTCGCCGCGACTTTGTTTCTGGTGATCGTTCGTCCCTTCAAGCTCAATATCGCGCTGGGGGCCGGGCTGGGTGCGGCAGCGGCGCTGCTGCTGGGGCTGGTGCACTGGCATGACGTCTGGGTGGTCTGGCAGGCCACCTGGAACGCCACCTTCACCCTGATCGCCCTGATTATTCTCAGTTTGCTGCTGAGCGAGGCAGGCCTCTTCCGCTTCACGGCGCTGCATCTGGCGCGGTGGGCAGGGGGAAGCATGGGTCGGCTGTTCGTGCTGCTGATCCTGTTTGGGGCGGTGCTGGCCGCCCTCCTCGCCAATGACGGCGCAGTCCTGATCCTGACGCCGATTGCGCTGGAGCTGTGCGAGCTACTTCATTTGAAACGCCCCGCTGGGCTGGCCCTGCTGTTTGCCACCGGCTTTATTGTGGACGCGGCGAGCTTGCCGCTGATTACCTCCAACCTCACCAATATCATCAGCGCCGATCAGTTCAAGCTGAAGTTCGCCGCCTACGCTGCCGTGATGGGGCCGGTGGATCTGGCAGCCGTAACGGCGGGGCTGGCGGCGCTGTGGTGGCGCTTTCACAAGGCGTTGCCCGCCCGCTACGCGGTGGAGGACCTGCCTGCGCCCAGGTCGGCCCTCAACGACGTGGTGGTCTGCGGGGTGGGCACGGGTCTGCTGGCTGTGCTGCTGATCAGCTTTTTTCTTGCGCCGCGCTGGGGAATTCCCGAAAGTCTGCCTGCCTTGACGGCGGCGGCGGCGCTGCTCCTCACCGCCTGGGCGCGGCGGCGTCCAGCGGGGGCGGTGCTGCGGAAGGCTCCCTGGTCGGTGGTGGGGTTTTCGCTGGGCATGTACCTGGTGGTTTACGGCTTACGCAATGCCGGAGTCACCAGCGCGGCGGGGACAGTGTTTGCGGCGCTGTGGGAACGGGGGGCCTGGACGCTGGCCTACGGCCTCGGCGGACTGATGGCGCTGGCGTCCGCCCTATCCAACAACCTTCCAGCCCTGCTGATCGGAGGGCTGGGTATCGAGCAGGCCAGATTGCCGCCCCATGCCGAGACCCTCGCGGTCTACGCCAATATCGTGGCGGTCAATGTCGGCTCCAAGCTGACGCCGCTGGGGAGCCTGGCGACGCTGCTGTGGCTGAGCCTGCTCTCGGCGCGGAAGTGGCAGGTGTCCTGGGGCGAGTATGTGCGCCTGGCCTGGGCCGTG
- a CDS encoding Nramp family divalent metal transporter produces MTEAPPSLPEPERREQKHNLLKALGPGLITGASDDDPSGIATYSQVGAQFGYGLLWAMLFSYPLMATIQEISGRLGRVTGHGIAGNMRRAYAPVWLWLVTALLIIANVINLGADIGAMGEAVRLLVGGPALLYAALFAVLSVLLQVFVPYSRYAQILKWLSASLLAYVATVFVVHVPWGQALRATLLPHFSVGASSIQALVAVLGTTISPYLFFWQASEEVSDMDTHVLEHPLKEDPQEAREQFRRIRSDTFIGMAFSNLVAFFIILTAAVVLHAHGQTDIQTASQAAEALRPIAGRFAFILFAAGLVGTGLLALPVLAGSAGYALGEALRWPVGLERKLYQARGFYAIIALSTLLGLGLVLVHIDPIKALYYSAIINGVAAAPVMLLLMLITANKGVMGEFTVKGWLRGLGWLGTGVMALAAAAMFATLGK; encoded by the coding sequence ATGACCGAAGCGCCCCCTTCGCTGCCTGAGCCTGAACGCCGTGAACAAAAACATAACCTGCTCAAAGCCCTCGGACCTGGCCTTATCACTGGGGCCAGCGACGACGATCCGAGCGGCATTGCCACCTACTCGCAGGTCGGGGCGCAGTTCGGCTACGGCCTGCTGTGGGCGATGCTCTTTTCTTACCCTCTGATGGCCACCATTCAGGAAATCAGTGGCCGCCTGGGCCGCGTGACCGGACACGGCATCGCCGGAAACATGCGCCGCGCTTACGCGCCGGTGTGGCTGTGGCTTGTCACGGCGCTGCTGATTATCGCCAACGTCATCAATCTGGGGGCCGATATCGGCGCAATGGGCGAAGCGGTGCGGCTTCTGGTTGGCGGCCCGGCCCTGCTCTACGCGGCCCTGTTCGCCGTGCTGTCGGTGCTGCTGCAAGTCTTCGTGCCCTACAGCCGCTACGCCCAGATCCTCAAATGGCTGTCAGCCTCGCTCCTGGCCTACGTCGCCACCGTATTCGTGGTGCATGTGCCGTGGGGTCAGGCGCTGCGGGCCACGCTCCTGCCGCACTTCAGTGTCGGCGCGTCATCGATTCAGGCGCTGGTCGCTGTGCTGGGCACCACCATCAGTCCTTACCTGTTTTTCTGGCAGGCGTCCGAGGAAGTTTCCGACATGGACACCCATGTCCTCGAGCATCCCCTCAAAGAAGACCCGCAGGAAGCCCGTGAGCAATTCAGGCGCATTCGCAGCGATACGTTCATCGGTATGGCCTTTTCCAATCTGGTGGCCTTTTTCATTATTCTGACGGCAGCAGTGGTGCTGCACGCACACGGCCAGACTGATATCCAGACCGCCTCGCAGGCCGCTGAGGCGCTGCGCCCCATTGCCGGGCGCTTTGCCTTCATTCTGTTTGCGGCGGGTCTGGTCGGTACCGGGTTGCTGGCCTTGCCGGTGCTGGCCGGGTCGGCGGGCTACGCGCTGGGTGAGGCGCTGAGGTGGCCGGTGGGTCTGGAACGCAAGCTTTATCAGGCCAGAGGCTTCTACGCCATCATCGCGCTATCGACGCTGCTCGGACTTGGACTGGTACTGGTGCACATCGACCCGATCAAAGCGCTCTATTACTCGGCGATCATCAACGGCGTAGCGGCGGCTCCGGTGATGCTGCTGCTGATGTTGATCACGGCCAACAAGGGGGTTATGGGCGAATTCACGGTGAAGGGCTGGCTGCGGGGGCTGGGCTGGCTGGGCACCGGCGTGATGGCCCTGGCCGCCGCCGCCATGTTCGCCACGCTGGGAAAATGA